From Myxococcales bacterium, the proteins below share one genomic window:
- a CDS encoding leucine--tRNA ligase produces MSEPANVTYEPAVIEPKWQKYWEENRTFVATRTPGRPKAYVLDMFPYPSGAGLHVGHPEGYTATDIVCRKKRMQGVDVLHPMGWDAFGLPAEQHAIRTGKHPRETTAGNIGKFRGQLKRLGFSYDWDREVDTTDPGYVRWTQWIFLKLFEKGLAFQQSDMPVNWCPQLGTVLANDEIVDGKSEVGGFPVERLKIRQWSLRITEYADKLLAGLDGLDWPETKVKQANWIGRSEGALVDFVIEGNEAAVVTVFTTRVDTLPGATYVVLAPEHALVPAITSPSERAKVDAYVAEAAKKSDIDRSDATREKTGVFTGAYAKNPVNGEAVPVWLGDYVIATYGTGAVMAVPAHDERDHAFAVKYELPIVAVVDDAEGTAKDVSAEAFTDDGRASLGAKERSRCPLEVGELSAAVRARITAWLTSEGRGRSKVTYKLRDWVFSRQRYWGEPIPITFPVECAGDPREEGASYTVRYDQPIPVPVSELPLLLPDLEDFKPGQDPAGPLARAKEWRFFQKDGAWFARETNTMPQWAGSCWYYLRFLDPKNTSEAFSREAYDAWMPVDLYVGGAEHAVLHLLYARFWHKVLYDLGLVAHAEPFGKLVHQGLILGENGQKMSKSLGNVVNPDDVVKSHGADALRLYEMFMGPLEAVKPWQTNGIEGVARFLERVWNVATGKVTDDPSAYDDETKRAVHKCVKKVGEDIDALRFNTAISAMMILVKHLGALPAVPREALKMLVLVLSPFAPHIGEELWQRLGGASTLAYEPWPAFDPALVVDAEIEIGVQVNGKARGVIRIPAEADEATAKAAALADEKVRTFVGDKPIKKVIYVKGRIVNVIV; encoded by the coding sequence ATGTCGGAACCGGCGAACGTGACGTACGAGCCCGCGGTGATCGAGCCGAAGTGGCAGAAATACTGGGAAGAGAACCGCACCTTCGTGGCCACGCGCACGCCTGGTCGACCGAAGGCCTACGTGCTCGACATGTTCCCGTACCCGTCGGGCGCCGGCCTCCACGTGGGCCACCCCGAGGGCTACACCGCGACGGACATCGTCTGCCGCAAGAAGCGTATGCAGGGCGTCGACGTGCTCCACCCGATGGGGTGGGACGCCTTCGGCCTCCCCGCCGAGCAGCACGCCATTCGCACGGGCAAACACCCGCGCGAGACCACGGCGGGCAACATCGGCAAGTTCCGAGGGCAGCTGAAGCGCCTCGGGTTCAGCTACGACTGGGACCGCGAGGTCGACACCACGGACCCGGGCTATGTGCGCTGGACGCAGTGGATCTTCTTGAAACTGTTCGAGAAAGGGCTCGCGTTCCAGCAGTCCGACATGCCCGTCAACTGGTGCCCGCAGCTCGGCACCGTGCTCGCGAACGACGAGATCGTCGACGGCAAGAGCGAGGTCGGCGGGTTTCCGGTCGAGCGCCTCAAGATTCGCCAGTGGTCGCTCCGCATCACCGAGTACGCCGACAAGCTGCTCGCCGGCCTCGACGGGCTCGACTGGCCCGAGACGAAGGTCAAACAGGCGAACTGGATCGGCCGGAGCGAGGGCGCGCTCGTCGACTTCGTCATCGAAGGCAACGAAGCCGCGGTCGTCACGGTCTTCACGACGCGGGTCGATACGCTCCCCGGGGCGACGTACGTCGTGCTCGCGCCCGAGCACGCCCTCGTGCCTGCGATCACGTCTCCCTCCGAGCGCGCGAAGGTCGACGCCTACGTGGCCGAGGCGGCGAAGAAGAGCGACATCGACAGGTCCGACGCCACCCGCGAGAAGACGGGCGTGTTCACCGGGGCGTACGCGAAGAACCCTGTCAACGGCGAGGCCGTGCCCGTGTGGCTCGGCGACTACGTCATCGCCACCTACGGGACGGGGGCCGTGATGGCGGTGCCGGCCCACGACGAGCGCGATCACGCGTTCGCCGTGAAATACGAGCTTCCGATCGTTGCGGTGGTCGACGACGCGGAAGGCACAGCGAAGGACGTCTCGGCCGAGGCCTTCACCGACGACGGCCGTGCGTCTCTCGGGGCCAAAGAGCGCTCGCGGTGCCCGCTCGAAGTGGGGGAGCTCTCGGCCGCGGTGCGCGCTCGGATCACGGCGTGGCTCACGAGCGAAGGTCGGGGCCGCTCCAAGGTCACCTACAAGCTGCGCGACTGGGTCTTCTCGCGCCAGCGTTACTGGGGCGAGCCCATCCCCATCACCTTCCCCGTCGAGTGCGCGGGCGACCCGCGCGAAGAGGGTGCATCCTACACCGTTCGGTACGACCAGCCGATCCCGGTGCCCGTGTCCGAGCTGCCGCTGCTCTTGCCCGACCTCGAGGACTTCAAGCCCGGCCAAGATCCGGCGGGGCCGCTCGCCCGCGCCAAGGAGTGGCGCTTCTTCCAGAAGGATGGCGCGTGGTTCGCCCGTGAGACGAACACGATGCCGCAGTGGGCGGGCTCGTGCTGGTACTACCTGCGCTTCCTCGATCCGAAGAACACGTCCGAGGCGTTCAGCCGCGAGGCGTACGACGCGTGGATGCCGGTCGACCTCTACGTCGGCGGCGCGGAGCACGCGGTCTTGCACCTCCTCTACGCGCGCTTCTGGCACAAGGTGCTCTACGACCTCGGCCTCGTCGCGCACGCCGAGCCCTTCGGGAAGCTCGTCCACCAGGGCCTCATCTTGGGCGAGAACGGCCAGAAGATGAGCAAATCGCTCGGCAACGTGGTGAACCCCGACGACGTCGTGAAGAGCCACGGGGCCGACGCGCTCCGCCTCTACGAGATGTTCATGGGCCCGCTCGAGGCCGTGAAACCCTGGCAAACGAACGGGATCGAGGGTGTCGCGCGGTTCCTCGAGCGTGTGTGGAACGTGGCGACCGGCAAGGTCACCGACGACCCTTCGGCCTACGACGACGAGACGAAGCGCGCCGTGCACAAGTGCGTGAAGAAGGTCGGCGAGGACATCGACGCGCTCCGCTTCAACACGGCCATCAGCGCGATGATGATCCTCGTGAAGCACCTCGGCGCGTTGCCGGCCGTGCCCCGCGAGGCGCTGAAGATGCTCGTGCTCGTGCTCTCGCCGTTCGCGCCGCACATCGGCGAGGAGCTCTGGCAGCGCCTCGGCGGCGCCTCGACGCTCGCGTACGAGCCCTGGCCGGCCTTCGATCCGGCCCTCGTCGTGGACGCCGAGATCGAGATCGGCGTTCAGGTGAACGGTAAAGCGCGTGGCGTCATTCGTATCCCGGCCGAGGCCGACGAGGCGACCGCCAAGGCCGCGGCGCTGGCCGACGAGAAGGTGCGCACCTTCGTGGGCGACAAGCCCATCAAGAAGGTCATCTACGTGAAGGGCCGCATCGTGAACGTCATCGTGTGA
- a CDS encoding ribonuclease H-like domain-containing protein codes for MRLRGRLSRLALPPDEVEARPRFGDASDLGDGDDPRRASERPEPAREGNVRDVLPEEIAPGDKLRELRERMNRVLERSRGEAPRRAPEVDLPELPFVTEESERGPLHVRARRLSAAHRVGHVSLSPAREARADVLALLALDPTLAARNPERALYLDTETTGLSGGTGTVAFLVGLAYWEGTSVVTEQILVRELGEEAPMLARVAERLAAADMLVTFNGKSFDMPLLRTRFVLAGLPLPPEPPHLDLVHVARRLHKARKVPCKLTKLEEHVLGFVREDDVPSGEVAGHYLHFLRTGDTRGLVGVVDHNGWDVETMVALVALYGEPLEDTKLSAKDLVGVADALRRSSRIDEALGVVDRALEGGAGPDGLRARAGLHKARGERRAALVDFEALVSQVDCPKARLELAKLYEHLEKAPKRALEVLEQGTSEAPELSARRRARLEKKAERATTLGASLGGDGPLFRGTKR; via the coding sequence ATGCGCCTCCGTGGTCGACTCTCCCGCCTCGCGCTCCCCCCGGACGAGGTCGAGGCGCGCCCGCGGTTCGGCGACGCGAGCGATCTCGGCGACGGAGACGATCCGAGGCGCGCGAGCGAGCGCCCCGAGCCCGCGCGGGAAGGGAACGTCCGCGACGTGCTCCCGGAGGAGATCGCCCCGGGAGACAAGCTTCGAGAGCTGCGTGAGCGCATGAACCGCGTGCTCGAGCGGAGCCGAGGAGAGGCTCCACGCCGCGCCCCCGAGGTGGACCTCCCCGAGCTCCCGTTCGTCACCGAAGAGAGCGAGCGAGGTCCTTTGCACGTGCGGGCGCGTCGCCTCTCGGCCGCCCACCGCGTCGGGCACGTGTCGCTCTCTCCGGCGCGTGAGGCCCGCGCGGACGTGCTCGCGCTCCTCGCGCTCGACCCGACGCTCGCCGCGCGAAACCCCGAGCGCGCGCTCTACCTCGACACGGAGACCACGGGCCTCTCGGGCGGCACGGGCACGGTCGCGTTCTTGGTGGGGCTCGCGTACTGGGAGGGCACGTCGGTCGTCACCGAGCAAATCCTCGTGCGCGAGCTCGGCGAGGAGGCCCCCATGCTCGCGCGTGTGGCCGAGCGCCTCGCGGCCGCCGACATGCTCGTCACCTTCAACGGCAAGAGCTTCGACATGCCGCTCCTCCGGACGCGCTTCGTGCTCGCGGGCCTCCCGTTGCCGCCCGAGCCGCCTCACCTCGACCTCGTGCACGTGGCGCGGCGCCTCCACAAGGCCCGCAAGGTCCCCTGCAAGCTCACGAAGCTCGAGGAGCACGTGCTCGGCTTCGTCCGCGAGGACGACGTGCCCTCGGGCGAGGTCGCGGGGCATTACTTGCATTTTCTCCGCACCGGGGACACGCGGGGCCTCGTGGGCGTCGTCGACCACAACGGGTGGGACGTCGAGACCATGGTCGCGCTCGTCGCGCTCTACGGCGAGCCCCTCGAGGACACCAAGCTCTCGGCGAAAGACCTCGTCGGCGTGGCCGATGCGCTCCGCCGGTCCTCGCGCATCGACGAGGCCCTCGGCGTGGTCGACCGGGCGCTCGAGGGGGGAGCAGGACCGGACGGGCTCCGTGCGCGCGCAGGGCTCCACAAGGCCCGGGGAGAGCGTCGCGCCGCGCTCGTCGACTTCGAGGCGCTGGTTTCGCAGGTCGACTGCCCCAAGGCGCGCCTCGAGCTCGCGAAGCTCTACGAGCACCTCGAGAAGGCCCCAAAGAGGGCCCTCGAGGTCCTCGAGCAGGGCACCTCCGAGGCGCCCGAGCTGTCCGCCCGAAGGCGCGCGCGCCTCGAAAAGAAGGCCGAGCGGGCCACCACCCTGGGCGCCTCCCTCGGGGGCGACGGGCCGCTCTTCCGAGGCACGAAGCGCTGA
- a CDS encoding VWA domain-containing protein: MKATTLFGVSLACVLASSAAALAVPLPDRAPVTTPSSAGASVVAELPQKGSQLSVGKTLLLDARLGHATLARSGSGETYLFAQVTGSESAPVAAAPKVSLGIVIDRSGSMKGARIAHAMDAASAAVERMRDGDTVSVVAFDTVSEVVVPPQVVSAESRARIVAKIRGIRLGGDTCISCGLESAMHELMAGGRTEGGVTRMLLLSDGATNSGIRDIPGLRSLAARMRDRGCTISTIGVDVDFDEKVMAAIANEAAGRHYFVKDSSTLASVFTQEFDSLVASVASDGELTMTLAPGVEVEQVFDRTFRREGDRVVVPFGSVSKGQQKTVLMKLRVPVGVMGERPVADLRLTYRDLVERSDGACSGSLALGVREGLEDAPLDPFVAARLERSRTAATLTQVNLLVEQGKMAEAQARLAGRRAELKKAESVALANPFPAGPAPRAARSLDRDFQEQLGAVASAESFGGSGAGVGGGGFAQPPSGRVVAPAAAPPAPASPATKGAVRQNQQAASDLAF, encoded by the coding sequence ATGAAGGCGACGACCCTCTTCGGTGTTTCTCTCGCGTGTGTGCTTGCCTCGAGCGCGGCGGCGCTCGCCGTGCCGCTCCCCGACAGGGCTCCCGTGACGACCCCGTCCTCCGCGGGCGCGAGCGTCGTCGCCGAGCTCCCCCAGAAGGGCTCGCAGCTGTCCGTCGGGAAGACGTTGCTCCTCGACGCGCGGCTCGGTCACGCGACGCTCGCGCGCTCCGGGAGCGGTGAGACCTACCTCTTCGCCCAGGTCACGGGCTCGGAGTCCGCGCCCGTCGCGGCGGCGCCGAAGGTGAGCCTCGGCATCGTCATCGACCGCTCGGGCTCGATGAAGGGTGCACGCATCGCTCACGCCATGGACGCGGCCTCCGCGGCGGTCGAGCGGATGCGCGACGGGGACACGGTCTCGGTCGTGGCGTTCGACACGGTCTCCGAGGTCGTCGTCCCTCCGCAGGTCGTCTCTGCCGAGTCGCGAGCCCGCATCGTCGCGAAGATTCGCGGCATCCGGCTCGGTGGCGACACGTGCATCTCGTGCGGGCTCGAGTCGGCGATGCACGAGCTCATGGCCGGAGGCCGAACGGAAGGGGGCGTCACGCGCATGCTCCTCCTCTCCGACGGCGCGACGAACTCGGGCATCCGTGACATCCCCGGGCTGCGCTCGCTCGCCGCGCGCATGCGCGATCGGGGGTGCACGATCTCGACCATCGGCGTCGACGTCGACTTCGACGAGAAGGTCATGGCCGCGATCGCCAACGAGGCCGCCGGGCGGCACTACTTCGTGAAAGACTCGAGCACCCTCGCGAGCGTGTTCACCCAAGAGTTCGACTCGCTCGTCGCGTCGGTCGCGAGCGACGGCGAGCTCACGATGACGCTCGCGCCCGGCGTGGAGGTCGAGCAAGTGTTCGACCGCACGTTCCGGAGGGAGGGCGATCGCGTCGTCGTTCCTTTCGGGTCCGTCTCGAAGGGACAACAAAAGACGGTGCTCATGAAGCTTCGTGTGCCCGTCGGTGTCATGGGCGAGCGCCCGGTGGCCGATCTCCGCCTCACGTACCGGGATCTCGTCGAGCGCTCCGATGGGGCGTGCAGCGGGTCCCTCGCCCTCGGTGTGCGCGAGGGCCTGGAGGACGCGCCGCTCGACCCGTTCGTCGCGGCGAGGCTCGAACGAAGCCGCACTGCCGCGACCCTCACCCAGGTGAACCTCCTCGTCGAGCAGGGCAAGATGGCCGAGGCGCAAGCTCGCCTCGCGGGCCGTCGGGCCGAGCTCAAGAAGGCCGAGTCCGTCGCGCTCGCGAACCCGTTCCCCGCGGGCCCCGCCCCTCGGGCGGCCCGAAGCCTCGACCGCGATTTCCAAGAGCAGCTCGGCGCCGTCGCTTCGGCCGAGAGCTTTGGCGGCTCTGGCGCTGGTGTGGGGGGAGGTGGGTTCGCACAGCCCCCGTCCGGTCGCGTCGTGGCTCCTGCTGCCGCCCCACCCGCGCCCGCGTCCCCGGCCACCAAAGGCGCGGTACGGCAGAACCAGCAGGCCGCATCCGATCTCGCCTTCTGA
- a CDS encoding NAD(P)-binding domain-containing protein, with the protein MPAKKRKLPTIDASRCLGCHACVEACPFDVLAVESYVAKVVRPEECCGVVLCAQVCPNGSLTIRDEGEVVTRVPLTEHLESERVPGVFVAGDVTGMPLIKNAIAQGDRVARRIAETLPRGSAPAGALDVVIVGAGPAGLASALRLGGEGRSCVVLEQGALASSILSFPRGKIVHDPPLSLPVEGDLWLEETTKEALVAQWQRIVRQRRIDVREGSRVTGVVAEEGVFRVAFVTGDREETLVARRVIVATGRRGSPKALDVPIAPEAEGRVHYALVDAAAFARKRVVVVGLGDSAMEAALAIAKQPGARVTVVARADGFVRGKAKNVAEMERAIAEGAVVVRFGAEVNAIGARQVRVGRRGGGGPVDTLPADAVVVLVGGQPSWDLLEKIGICAPEQKVAGPENFAEAGAYESASEAGG; encoded by the coding sequence TTGCCGGCGAAGAAACGAAAGCTCCCCACGATCGACGCGAGCCGCTGCCTCGGCTGTCACGCCTGCGTCGAGGCGTGTCCGTTCGACGTGCTCGCGGTCGAGAGCTACGTCGCCAAGGTGGTGCGACCCGAGGAGTGCTGCGGTGTGGTCCTGTGCGCACAAGTGTGCCCGAACGGGTCCCTCACGATCCGTGACGAAGGGGAGGTGGTCACGCGCGTGCCGCTCACGGAGCACCTCGAGAGCGAGCGTGTCCCTGGGGTATTCGTCGCCGGTGACGTGACGGGAATGCCGCTCATCAAGAACGCCATCGCCCAAGGGGATCGTGTCGCGCGGCGCATCGCCGAGACCCTGCCGCGTGGCAGCGCTCCCGCGGGCGCGCTCGACGTCGTGATCGTCGGGGCAGGTCCGGCGGGCCTCGCTTCGGCCCTGCGCCTCGGGGGAGAGGGGCGATCGTGCGTGGTGCTCGAGCAGGGCGCGCTCGCGTCGAGCATCCTGAGCTTCCCGCGCGGGAAGATCGTGCACGATCCGCCGCTGTCGCTGCCCGTCGAGGGGGACCTCTGGCTCGAAGAGACGACCAAGGAGGCGCTCGTCGCGCAGTGGCAGCGCATCGTTCGTCAGCGGCGCATCGACGTCCGCGAGGGCTCTCGGGTGACCGGCGTGGTCGCCGAGGAAGGCGTGTTTCGGGTCGCCTTCGTCACCGGCGACCGGGAGGAGACTCTCGTCGCGCGGCGCGTGATCGTGGCGACGGGGCGGCGGGGTAGCCCGAAGGCCCTCGACGTCCCGATCGCGCCCGAAGCCGAGGGGCGCGTTCACTACGCGCTCGTCGACGCTGCCGCGTTCGCTCGAAAGCGCGTCGTCGTGGTAGGCCTCGGCGACTCCGCCATGGAGGCGGCTCTCGCGATCGCGAAGCAGCCCGGGGCGCGGGTGACCGTGGTCGCTCGGGCCGACGGGTTCGTCCGCGGCAAGGCCAAGAACGTGGCCGAGATGGAGCGCGCCATCGCCGAGGGCGCCGTCGTGGTGCGGTTCGGCGCCGAGGTGAACGCCATCGGCGCCCGCCAAGTGAGAGTGGGGCGCCGGGGCGGGGGCGGGCCGGTCGACACCCTTCCGGCCGACGCCGTGGTGGTGCTCGTGGGCGGCCAACCCTCTTGGGATCTCCTCGAAAAGATAGGGATTTGTGCCCCCGAGCAGAAAGTCGCGGGGCCCGAGAACTTTGCCGAGGCCGGAGCGTACGAATCGGCTTCGGAGGCCGGTGGATGA
- a CDS encoding cyclic nucleotide-binding domain-containing protein, whose translation MTTLDPLVFRAALLRGLDARGRSDVGSAGRVVARASGERLYATGDAADAVFVVISGALRVVELERRGAAARVSERVVRGFEVTGEEAVLGPSAVRHADAFAVGASEIAEIPFVVLERALVRAGGQDLLEKTVRAARRRLLERRLEASGLLEGLDDTSRGELLDLAVVRAHERGEIVARPTDPATRAWLVIDGLVGISDVGPEAKPVPTGYVGAGDVVCEPDRGALDVTLYAAGPSTLAVFPSARFCEIVARGRGDLDVLRRGRLPRRAPTKTGTTAHVVEDLYRVTIARSLLVIDQDACVRCGHCVVSCGSAHDDGVPRLTRRGDKLLLPVVREGGKPGTAREAASLLLPNSCQHCKNPACLRDCPTGAIRRDGRGEVRIEPALCTGCGNCVRACPWENVSLVPRSPESKAATGFSEVAVKCDLCEGTGHGPACVSSCPVEAIARVDPSDSPVLGGADGSSIVAPEGRALLWPWVVLGAAVAGGFPFTRVSAPTAGLVALVLSGAALAYVAKKRGRPSERTGRTRLHYVAHVAIGTAATSATVGHALTASSSTTGRLAFLALIAVSVLGGLSTIAYAVLPPMLARVERDGALPEDLPRRRVENERMLFQTLSGRSDVVKKIYEILLRPYIGLRLGGLALLVSGRSLSAEKRRLRSEADAMLEGRGSGKLAGLDTLIDLAVEGRALSARGLGGAWVRGLPVAHSVVVAAFVVALGAHLLAVRWGGP comes from the coding sequence ATGACGACGCTCGATCCGCTCGTTTTCCGTGCGGCTCTCCTCCGTGGCCTCGACGCGCGCGGGCGGAGTGACGTCGGCTCGGCCGGTCGGGTCGTCGCACGCGCGTCGGGGGAGCGCCTCTACGCGACGGGAGACGCCGCCGACGCCGTGTTCGTCGTGATCTCCGGAGCGCTCCGTGTGGTCGAGCTCGAGAGACGGGGCGCGGCCGCCCGTGTGTCGGAGCGGGTGGTCCGAGGGTTCGAGGTGACCGGAGAGGAGGCCGTCCTCGGTCCGTCGGCCGTTCGCCACGCCGACGCCTTCGCGGTCGGGGCGAGCGAGATCGCCGAAATCCCCTTCGTGGTCCTCGAGCGGGCCCTCGTCCGGGCGGGCGGCCAGGATCTGCTCGAGAAGACCGTCCGCGCCGCGCGCCGGCGTTTGCTCGAGCGCCGCCTCGAGGCATCGGGCCTCCTCGAGGGGCTCGACGACACATCACGGGGAGAGCTCCTCGACCTCGCCGTCGTTCGCGCCCACGAGCGAGGAGAGATCGTCGCGAGGCCGACCGACCCCGCGACCCGTGCGTGGCTCGTGATCGACGGCCTCGTCGGGATCTCGGACGTCGGCCCCGAGGCCAAGCCGGTGCCGACGGGGTACGTCGGCGCGGGCGACGTCGTGTGCGAGCCCGACCGGGGCGCCCTGGACGTGACGCTCTACGCCGCGGGGCCCTCGACGCTGGCCGTGTTTCCATCGGCTCGTTTCTGCGAGATCGTCGCGCGCGGACGTGGAGATCTCGACGTCCTCCGGCGCGGCCGGCTCCCGCGCCGCGCGCCCACGAAGACGGGCACGACGGCCCACGTGGTCGAGGACCTCTACCGCGTGACCATCGCTCGCTCGCTCCTCGTCATCGACCAAGACGCGTGCGTCCGATGCGGCCACTGTGTGGTTTCGTGTGGGAGCGCACACGACGACGGTGTGCCGAGGCTCACGCGGCGCGGTGACAAGCTGCTCCTGCCGGTGGTTCGAGAGGGGGGAAAGCCCGGGACCGCCAGGGAGGCCGCGAGCCTGCTCCTCCCGAACAGTTGTCAGCACTGCAAAAACCCCGCGTGCCTCCGAGACTGTCCGACGGGGGCCATTCGCCGTGACGGTCGCGGGGAGGTCCGGATCGAGCCTGCGCTGTGCACCGGCTGCGGCAACTGTGTTCGCGCGTGCCCATGGGAGAACGTGAGCCTCGTGCCGAGGAGCCCCGAGAGCAAAGCGGCGACGGGCTTCTCGGAGGTCGCGGTCAAATGCGACCTGTGCGAGGGGACGGGGCATGGGCCGGCGTGTGTGTCGTCGTGCCCCGTCGAGGCCATCGCGCGTGTCGACCCGAGCGATTCCCCGGTCCTCGGCGGCGCGGACGGGAGCTCCATCGTCGCCCCGGAGGGACGTGCCCTCCTTTGGCCATGGGTCGTCCTCGGCGCTGCCGTCGCGGGCGGGTTTCCGTTCACGCGGGTGTCGGCGCCCACGGCCGGGCTCGTCGCGCTCGTGCTCTCGGGAGCGGCGCTCGCGTACGTCGCCAAGAAGCGCGGTCGTCCTTCGGAGCGTACCGGGAGGACACGTCTCCACTACGTGGCCCACGTGGCGATCGGCACGGCTGCTACCTCGGCGACGGTGGGGCACGCCCTCACCGCATCGAGCTCCACGACCGGTCGTCTCGCGTTCCTAGCCCTCATCGCCGTGTCCGTCCTCGGGGGGCTCTCGACGATCGCGTACGCCGTGCTTCCCCCGATGCTCGCGCGCGTCGAACGTGACGGGGCGCTCCCCGAAGATCTCCCTCGGCGCCGCGTCGAGAACGAGCGGATGCTCTTCCAAACGCTCAGCGGGCGAAGCGATGTGGTAAAGAAGATTTACGAAATCCTTCTGCGCCCGTACATAGGGCTGCGCCTCGGGGGCCTAGCGCTCCTCGTGTCCGGGCGGTCCCTGTCCGCCGAGAAGCGGCGCCTCCGCTCCGAAGCCGACGCCATGCTCGAGGGGCGAGGCTCCGGAAAGCTCGCGGGGCTCGACACGCTGATCGACCTCGCCGTCGAAGGGAGGGCGCTCTCTGCACGGGGGCTCGGTGGCGCGTGGGTTCGTGGTCTCCCGGTCGCCCATTCTGTCGTCGTGGCCGCGTTCGTCGTGGCCCTCGGGGCGCACCTGCTCGCCGTACGTTGGGGGGGGCCGTGA
- a CDS encoding protein kinase — MERIGEYLVKRLVGEGGMGKVYEAEERLSKRRVALKVLRPELTKNEEGRKLFLNEMRILAHLEHPNLVRSLSSIEDGDKLVMVLEYLSGRTLRDELVRRKRLPWAEAVGHIASIAEALAVAHEQSPPIVHRDLKPENVMLVCAEGEEAEGAPKGLKVMDFGVAKVLEAAHATNTQSIGTLQYMSPEQIDAGVIDARADLYALGLVFYELVSGEVPFHSASPRELLNLQCTAEPPELADDVRVGLPRGVETLMFSLLEKDPEKRPASARVVLDTLEPFRSAGEAAPRRRTTGALPKTDTERTSPPSGSATASKREPEAPSPAPRLDTVALVEKNAQAKPSREVPTWAGVLGIVLVSALSFAVTYRLRLSSNERNAASPSATLETAATPSSPR, encoded by the coding sequence ATGGAGAGAATCGGCGAATACCTCGTCAAGCGGCTCGTCGGCGAAGGCGGCATGGGGAAGGTGTACGAGGCCGAAGAGCGCCTCTCGAAGCGCCGCGTCGCCCTGAAGGTGCTCCGGCCCGAGCTCACGAAGAACGAGGAGGGCCGCAAGCTCTTCTTGAACGAGATGCGGATCCTGGCTCACCTCGAGCACCCGAACCTCGTCAGGAGCCTCTCGTCGATCGAAGACGGCGACAAGCTCGTCATGGTGCTCGAGTACCTGTCGGGCCGGACGCTCCGGGACGAGCTCGTTCGACGCAAGCGCCTCCCGTGGGCCGAGGCCGTGGGCCACATCGCGTCGATCGCCGAGGCGCTCGCGGTCGCTCACGAGCAGAGCCCGCCCATCGTCCACCGCGACCTCAAGCCCGAGAACGTGATGCTCGTGTGCGCCGAAGGGGAGGAGGCCGAGGGCGCGCCGAAGGGGCTCAAGGTCATGGACTTCGGCGTGGCGAAGGTCCTCGAGGCGGCACACGCCACCAACACGCAGAGCATCGGGACGCTCCAATACATGAGCCCCGAGCAGATCGACGCGGGCGTCATCGATGCGCGCGCGGATCTCTACGCCTTAGGCCTCGTCTTCTACGAGCTCGTGTCCGGTGAGGTCCCCTTTCACTCGGCGTCACCTCGTGAGCTCTTGAACCTCCAATGCACGGCCGAGCCTCCCGAGCTCGCCGACGACGTGCGCGTCGGTCTTCCGCGCGGCGTCGAGACGCTGATGTTCTCGCTCCTCGAGAAGGATCCGGAGAAACGCCCCGCGTCGGCTCGCGTCGTGCTCGACACCCTCGAGCCCTTCCGCTCGGCGGGAGAGGCGGCGCCTCGGAGGCGTACGACGGGAGCGCTCCCGAAGACCGACACCGAACGAACGAGCCCACCGAGCGGATCCGCTACGGCCTCGAAGCGTGAGCCCGAGGCCCCGAGCCCCGCCCCTCGACTCGACACCGTCGCGCTCGTCGAAAAGAACGCGCAAGCCAAGCCGAGCCGGGAGGTGCCCACGTGGGCCGGTGTGCTCGGGATCGTGCTCGTGTCGGCCCTTTCGTTCGCCGTGACCTATCGCCTCCGTCTCTCTTCCAACGAGCGAAACGCGGCCTCTCCCTCGGCGACGTTGGAGACCGCAGCGACGCCGTCTTCGCCCCGCTGA
- a CDS encoding NUDIX hydrolase yields the protein MAKGLFSRLPKGALTIAKELARHILRRPVVGVAVAGRTTDGRWLLIRRADTGTWALPGGTVEWGETLAASYPRELEEEAGVVASTFERVTGVFSRPDRDPRFHAITVVVRCTIQAPVKDPSNPLEILEARLFADDELPDLGTMGMAEMLACARDGAPFHFE from the coding sequence ATGGCCAAGGGACTCTTTTCGCGCTTGCCGAAGGGCGCGCTCACCATCGCCAAGGAGCTTGCGCGACACATCCTCCGGAGGCCCGTCGTCGGCGTTGCGGTGGCCGGTCGGACGACCGACGGCCGATGGCTCCTCATTCGCCGCGCCGACACGGGCACCTGGGCCCTCCCCGGCGGTACGGTCGAGTGGGGCGAGACTCTCGCCGCGTCGTATCCGCGGGAGCTCGAAGAGGAGGCCGGGGTCGTCGCGTCGACCTTCGAGCGTGTCACGGGGGTCTTCTCGAGGCCCGATCGCGACCCACGGTTCCACGCGATCACGGTCGTCGTTCGATGCACGATCCAAGCGCCCGTCAAAGACCCGTCGAACCCCCTCGAGATCCTCGAGGCCCGCCTCTTCGCGGACGACGAGCTGCCCGATCTCGGCACCATGGGGATGGCCGAGATGCTGGCCTGCGCCCGCGACGGTGCCCCGTTTCACTTTGAGTAA